From Methanosarcina lacustris Z-7289, one genomic window encodes:
- a CDS encoding PAS domain-containing protein → MISEDAGPEELEAIAVAVHSLLELPTTIRSLKQKGLRLENGKIIDRDYTGPILEEVLKTGKTVRGISKEGTYLGRNVAVCPIFSEDGKVVAAIGIVDLLSAFKMQEIIRTVVNNSPAVVFLWRRDDKWPSEFVSENVVQFGYTVEDFISGNILYGNIIHPDDQKKVEEMLEQRIRRGDVDFNAEYRIFTKAGDLRWVNERTFIQRNEDGEVTHFQGLVLDVTEQKENEEALRKSFEMQKLLKTIINNSQAVAFLWENKENLPAEYVSENVAQFGYTVEDFTSGKIVYGNIIHRDDIAKVVETLKRKIAEGQDSFGIEYRIFTGDGKMLWVDEKTFIQRDKEGKATHIQGIVVDITERKEAHKMLEIQRELGTNLNNTWNLHTILDLVLDACLQIHGLDAGGIYIKDELMDQINLVASRGLSPEFKEKFARYKADSNESKQIWIEKPIYSLDFYSEHMAEAVKEEGIKAVAIIPLKYGDEIIGSLNFASHTLDKIPWSIRNFLESIALQAVNHIAPVCIQADLS, encoded by the coding sequence TTGATATCTGAAGACGCAGGACCTGAGGAACTTGAGGCAATAGCAGTTGCAGTACATTCCCTTCTAGAGCTTCCGACCACCATCCGCAGCCTCAAACAAAAGGGGCTTCGCCTGGAAAATGGAAAAATAATTGACAGAGACTATACAGGACCGATACTCGAAGAGGTGCTCAAGACCGGAAAGACTGTCCGTGGCATCTCGAAAGAGGGTACTTACCTGGGAAGGAACGTGGCTGTTTGCCCGATCTTCTCGGAGGACGGAAAAGTTGTTGCAGCAATAGGGATTGTGGACCTGTTATCTGCCTTTAAGATGCAGGAGATCATCAGGACCGTGGTAAACAACAGTCCTGCAGTGGTTTTCCTGTGGAGAAGAGATGATAAATGGCCATCCGAATTTGTGTCGGAAAACGTCGTCCAGTTTGGATACACAGTTGAGGACTTTATTTCCGGCAATATCCTCTATGGAAACATCATCCACCCCGATGACCAGAAAAAAGTTGAAGAAATGCTTGAACAGCGCATCCGGAGAGGTGATGTTGACTTCAATGCTGAGTACAGGATCTTCACAAAAGCCGGGGACCTGCGCTGGGTCAACGAAAGGACATTTATCCAGCGGAATGAAGACGGAGAGGTAACCCATTTTCAGGGGCTTGTCCTCGATGTAACCGAACAGAAAGAGAACGAAGAAGCTCTCAGGAAATCTTTTGAAATGCAGAAACTGCTGAAGACTATAATAAATAACAGCCAGGCAGTAGCGTTTCTGTGGGAAAACAAAGAAAACCTGCCTGCTGAATATGTTTCGGAAAACGTGGCCCAGTTCGGGTACACTGTAGAAGATTTCACATCAGGGAAGATAGTTTATGGGAATATAATTCACAGGGATGACATTGCAAAGGTTGTTGAAACCCTTAAACGCAAGATCGCAGAAGGTCAGGATTCTTTCGGTATTGAGTACAGGATTTTCACAGGAGACGGAAAAATGCTCTGGGTGGATGAGAAAACCTTTATCCAGAGGGATAAAGAAGGCAAAGCAACTCATATTCAGGGCATTGTTGTAGATATTACCGAACGAAAAGAAGCCCATAAAATGCTTGAAATCCAGCGGGAGCTTGGAACGAACCTTAATAATACCTGGAACCTCCATACCATTCTTGACCTGGTACTTGATGCCTGCCTGCAGATACACGGGCTGGATGCCGGAGGCATATATATTAAGGACGAACTCATGGACCAGATAAATCTTGTTGCATCCAGGGGACTTTCACCTGAATTTAAAGAAAAGTTTGCAAGATATAAGGCAGACTCAAATGAGTCAAAACAGATCTGGATCGAAAAACCCATTTACTCACTGGATTTTTACTCTGAACATATGGCTGAAGCGGTAAAAGAAGAAGGAATCAAAGCGGTTGCCATAATCCCTCTGAAGTATGGAGACGAAATCATAGGCAGCCTGAACTTTGCTTCCCATACCCTGGATAAGATTCCCTGGAGTATCCGCAACTTCCTTGAAAGCATTGCTCTTCAGGCAGTAAACCATATAGCTCCGGTCTGTATCCAGGCAGACCTGTCGTAA
- a CDS encoding methylcobamide--CoM methyltransferase yields MKTEMTSRERFINALEGKDVDRVPYGYLWFGAGHAVLGRMGASLKDTYCSAEGIARAQILAREMYHHDNVMSPWGCLLVEAEALGTKVNIKENAYPAVAKYALKSAAEHELINPYDIERSGRVKTIAGSVEILKKEIGDEAFITGATMSPLMLASQVMGGTRLCIDMLKDRDSFHALLEKLTESCILFADALLEAGADGIFVENGESTGDLFSPQMAEEFMLPYTKKLYDHIKAEGGYVISHNCAAQAFYDLEMKLEPHALNFAFGDVRLLGKKYGVECKKLHNHKNIGCGPRHCFKEFKEFSDAGICLMGNIIPDAPFKGSRAEIEHEVKSCLSAAPEKGFILATGCEIPLNTPLEKMEMLWDAVKAGI; encoded by the coding sequence ATGAAAACGGAAATGACCTCAAGGGAGCGTTTTATTAACGCACTCGAAGGAAAAGATGTTGACAGGGTCCCATACGGCTACCTGTGGTTTGGAGCAGGGCATGCGGTACTGGGGCGGATGGGTGCAAGCCTCAAGGATACCTACTGTTCTGCAGAAGGAATTGCAAGGGCGCAGATCCTTGCCCGGGAGATGTATCACCACGACAATGTGATGTCCCCCTGGGGCTGCCTTCTGGTGGAAGCCGAGGCACTCGGGACGAAGGTAAACATTAAGGAAAATGCCTATCCTGCAGTTGCGAAATATGCCCTCAAATCTGCGGCTGAGCATGAACTGATAAACCCTTATGACATCGAAAGGTCCGGAAGAGTGAAGACCATTGCCGGATCGGTTGAGATTCTCAAAAAGGAAATCGGGGATGAAGCCTTTATCACCGGGGCAACTATGTCCCCCCTGATGCTTGCGTCTCAGGTCATGGGAGGAACCAGGCTCTGCATTGACATGCTGAAGGACAGGGACAGCTTCCACGCCCTGCTGGAAAAACTCACGGAAAGTTGCATTCTGTTTGCCGATGCCCTGCTTGAAGCTGGAGCTGACGGCATTTTTGTTGAAAACGGGGAGAGCACGGGAGACCTTTTCAGCCCGCAAATGGCTGAAGAATTCATGCTGCCGTATACGAAGAAACTTTACGACCATATCAAAGCCGAAGGAGGATACGTAATCTCCCATAACTGCGCAGCTCAGGCCTTTTATGACCTGGAAATGAAACTTGAACCCCATGCCCTTAACTTTGCCTTCGGGGACGTCAGGCTGCTCGGTAAGAAGTACGGGGTTGAATGTAAAAAGCTCCATAACCACAAAAACATCGGGTGTGGTCCAAGGCACTGCTTCAAGGAGTTTAAGGAATTCTCGGATGCAGGCATCTGCCTTATGGGAAATATCATCCCGGATGCCCCTTTCAAGGGTTCCCGTGCTGAAATCGAGCATGAGGTCAAAAGCTGTCTCTCCGCAGCGCCGGAAAAAGGTTTCATTCTGGCTACAGGCTGCGAAATCCCTCTTAACACTCCGCTTGAAAAGATGGAAATGCTCTGGGATGCAGTAAAAGCAGGAATTTGA
- a CDS encoding PKD domain-containing protein, with product MNIALTHVNYASKTKHVRPKREGLVFCLLSVFLLLCLLISPAAAAVEWEISPSNPTVGDTLKIKGTASPCESLIAGISFEKEIPVSGGRYEYLLENIKVPEGKDNRFIVRAEGVQNLNVNVQKWIWIKLHSDASSEGVATISQANVPSLTYNILIDGDAGDVRCETSSMNLIFTASQTLEADSKGKFKYSYDTSSIPEGEFTIKIGDSVKTIELRSKEQKKPVSEFSASPTSGKVPLNVSFTDLSKGEPTSWKWSFGDGTYSTEQNPVHTYNKAGTYTVSLKVKNADGSDETIKCSYITVLAPLNPPVAKFSASPVSGKVPLKVSFTDLSTGEPTSWKWRFGDGTYSTNQNPVHTYNKAGTYTVSLKVKNTGGTDTETRSYIIVSKRK from the coding sequence GTGAACATCGCATTGACACATGTAAATTATGCCAGCAAAACAAAACATGTAAGGCCAAAAAGGGAAGGTCTCGTATTCTGTTTGCTCTCTGTATTTCTTTTACTTTGCTTGCTTATCTCTCCGGCAGCCGCGGCGGTTGAATGGGAAATTTCTCCATCCAATCCAACTGTGGGGGATACACTGAAAATAAAAGGTACGGCTTCTCCGTGTGAGAGTCTCATAGCCGGGATTTCTTTTGAAAAGGAGATCCCGGTTTCAGGGGGTAGATATGAATACTTACTTGAAAACATAAAAGTCCCGGAAGGTAAAGATAACCGTTTTATTGTTAGGGCAGAGGGAGTACAGAACCTGAATGTGAATGTCCAAAAATGGATCTGGATCAAACTGCATTCTGACGCCTCCTCTGAAGGGGTTGCAACCATCTCTCAGGCAAATGTTCCCTCTTTAACTTACAACATTCTGATTGACGGCGATGCCGGAGATGTCCGATGCGAAACTTCCTCCATGAACCTTATATTCACGGCTTCTCAAACACTGGAAGCTGACTCAAAAGGGAAATTTAAATACAGTTATGACACCTCTTCAATTCCAGAAGGCGAATTTACTATAAAAATTGGAGATTCAGTTAAAACAATCGAACTGAGGTCCAAAGAACAAAAAAAGCCTGTTTCAGAATTCTCTGCATCGCCTACCTCCGGAAAAGTCCCTCTGAATGTCAGTTTTACTGACCTTAGTAAAGGAGAGCCCACTTCCTGGAAATGGAGTTTTGGAGACGGCACATATTCAACCGAGCAGAACCCTGTGCACACATACAATAAAGCAGGAACATACACTGTCAGCTTGAAGGTAAAAAATGCTGATGGAAGTGATGAAACAATAAAGTGCAGTTACATAACTGTCTTAGCTCCTCTGAACCCTCCTGTTGCTAAGTTTTCTGCATCCCCCGTTTCAGGAAAAGTCCCTCTGAAAGTTAGTTTTACTGACCTTAGTACAGGAGAACCCACTTCCTGGAAATGGCGTTTTGGAGACGGCACATATTCAACCAACCAGAACCCTGTGCATACATACAATAAAGCAGGAACATACACTGTCAGCTTGAAGGTAAAAAATACCGGTGGGACGGACACGGAAACAAGGTCTTATATAATAGTCTCCAAACGAAAATAA